In Chitinophaga nivalis, a single genomic region encodes these proteins:
- a CDS encoding pyridoxal phosphate-dependent aminotransferase, which produces MKLSHLAETLIGSEIIKLAAEIKEKQAKGEKIYNFTIGDFDPKVFPIPVEFEQEIITAYKEHLTNYPPADGIPELRKAVGDFIAAGEGLTYDPAKEIVISCGGRPIIYATFRTIVDRGEKVVYATPSWNNNHYAHFLEAEHVILETKAENDFMPTAAELQPLLKGATLLALCSPQNPTGTAFGKQQLEEICDLVLAENKSRGANEKPLYVMFDQMYWVLTFGNTHHHNPVSLRPEMRDYTIFIDGMSKAFAATGVRVGWALGPAHVIGKMKSILSHVGAWSPMAEQKAAARYLVQTENVQKYLQHFKGEIEERLVKISQGFDNLKKAGHNVEAIAPQAAIYLTIKFDLVGKQTADGTVLADQAAVTSYILDEAKIALVPFYAFGAAKNSPWYRLSVGTCVKEEIPAMFEKLQAALEKLK; this is translated from the coding sequence ATGAAACTGTCTCATTTAGCCGAAACATTGATTGGATCAGAAATCATCAAGTTAGCAGCTGAAATAAAGGAGAAACAGGCCAAGGGCGAGAAGATCTACAACTTCACAATTGGCGATTTTGACCCGAAGGTATTTCCTATCCCGGTTGAATTTGAACAGGAAATCATAACTGCCTATAAGGAGCATCTTACCAACTATCCTCCGGCAGATGGTATTCCTGAACTGCGGAAAGCTGTAGGCGATTTTATTGCTGCAGGTGAAGGACTGACCTATGATCCGGCCAAAGAGATTGTGATCTCCTGTGGCGGTCGCCCTATCATTTATGCTACTTTCAGAACCATTGTAGACCGCGGTGAGAAAGTAGTATATGCTACTCCTTCCTGGAACAATAATCACTATGCGCATTTCCTGGAAGCAGAACATGTTATCCTGGAAACCAAAGCGGAAAATGATTTCATGCCTACGGCAGCGGAACTGCAACCACTCCTGAAAGGTGCTACCCTGCTGGCATTATGTTCCCCGCAAAACCCTACCGGTACTGCTTTCGGCAAACAACAGCTGGAAGAAATCTGCGACCTGGTACTGGCAGAAAACAAAAGCAGGGGTGCCAACGAAAAGCCGCTGTACGTAATGTTCGACCAGATGTATTGGGTCCTTACTTTCGGTAATACCCATCACCATAATCCCGTATCTCTCCGCCCTGAAATGCGCGACTACACCATTTTTATCGATGGTATGAGTAAAGCATTTGCTGCTACTGGTGTAAGAGTAGGCTGGGCGCTCGGACCTGCACACGTTATCGGTAAAATGAAATCTATTCTGTCGCACGTAGGCGCCTGGAGCCCTATGGCAGAACAGAAAGCTGCGGCACGTTACCTGGTGCAAACCGAAAATGTGCAAAAATACCTGCAGCATTTCAAAGGTGAAATCGAAGAAAGACTGGTGAAAATATCCCAGGGCTTCGATAACCTGAAGAAAGCAGGTCATAACGTAGAAGCCATTGCCCCACAGGCAGCCATTTACCTGACGATCAAATTTGACCTCGTGGGTAAACAAACGGCGGATGGTACCGTGCTGGCAGATCAGGCAGCCGTAACTTCCTACATCCTGGATGAAGCGAAAATCGCCCTGGTACCGTTCTATGCGTTCGGTGCCGCTAAAAACTCTCCCTGGTATCGCCTGAGCGTAGGTACCTGCGTGAAAGAAGAAATTCCGGCCATGTTCGAAAAATTACAGGCTGCACTGGAGAAACTGAAATAA
- a CDS encoding TetR/AcrR family transcriptional regulator — MHTEAKDEMRDKILDAALKRFTHYGASKTTMNEIADDLHCSKASLYYYFADKNGMHMAVLERIAEAYFREMEKVVDQMTSAAKVLKDIIEIRRMFLSRFCRLEIFKVVYDRSSFFHEKMVMAKRREIAIHTHIIQAGVAMGEFQSEDPAATAELMVHALMGLRFTVPDQYREDMELDEAAFEQVIEKQKMLLDIFIQGMKA; from the coding sequence ATGCACACAGAAGCCAAAGACGAAATGAGGGATAAGATCCTGGATGCGGCTCTGAAGCGTTTTACTCACTATGGCGCTTCAAAAACCACCATGAACGAGATTGCAGATGATCTGCACTGTTCAAAGGCATCGTTGTATTATTATTTCGCTGATAAGAACGGCATGCACATGGCGGTGCTGGAGCGGATTGCGGAAGCGTATTTCCGGGAGATGGAGAAAGTAGTCGACCAGATGACATCTGCCGCCAAAGTATTAAAAGATATTATTGAAATCAGGAGAATGTTCCTTAGTAGATTCTGCCGGCTGGAAATATTCAAGGTAGTATACGACCGGTCCTCCTTTTTTCATGAAAAAATGGTGATGGCCAAAAGACGGGAAATAGCTATCCATACCCACATTATTCAAGCGGGTGTAGCGATGGGTGAATTTCAGTCGGAAGATCCTGCCGCCACCGCAGAACTGATGGTACATGCGTTGATGGGATTACGCTTTACAGTACCGGATCAGTACCGGGAAGACATGGAGCTGGATGAAGCCGCATTTGAACAGGTTATTGAAAAACAAAAAATGTTACTCGATATTTTTATTCAAGGAATGAAGGCGTAA
- a CDS encoding TetR/AcrR family transcriptional regulator: MIVKDRIMETALRMFKTYGVKGVTMFDIARDCGVSKKTVYEHFIDKQTLIDEGVQQLLNNHITFFQECLQSTENAIEELVRNMRYIVNIAKTLNPVLLYEIQKYHPDTWRSVEKFQTDCILHSIKENLKRGIAEGLYREHLQIDIIARMRQLQLEAAYDPIQYPADQYDLRAVMDQLTAHFIYGIATIKGHELVNQYLHIKEEE, translated from the coding sequence ATGATAGTGAAGGACAGGATAATGGAAACAGCGCTCAGGATGTTCAAAACATACGGCGTAAAAGGAGTGACAATGTTTGATATTGCACGTGATTGCGGAGTCTCCAAAAAAACCGTATACGAGCATTTTATTGACAAACAAACATTGATAGACGAAGGCGTACAACAACTGCTCAACAACCACATCACCTTTTTCCAGGAATGTTTACAGTCTACCGAAAACGCGATTGAAGAACTGGTGCGCAACATGCGGTACATTGTGAATATCGCCAAAACACTGAACCCGGTACTGCTGTATGAAATCCAGAAGTATCATCCGGACACCTGGCGGAGTGTGGAAAAGTTTCAAACGGATTGTATCCTGCACAGCATCAAAGAAAATTTAAAAAGAGGCATCGCAGAAGGATTATATCGGGAACACCTACAGATCGATATCATTGCACGTATGCGCCAACTACAACTGGAAGCCGCTTATGACCCGATTCAATATCCGGCAGATCAATATGATTTACGGGCAGTAATGGACCAGCTGACCGCACACTTCATATATGGTATTGCTACTATCAAGGGACATGAACTGGTGAACCAATATTTGCATATCAAAGAAGAAGAATAA
- a CDS encoding TolC family protein has translation MKRLKLTLVLLMGIGVSHGYAQTQLTLQEALKFALNNNKQLARTKMDEEMNKFKIQEVRSQALPRIDASASYTDNLKLAQSLIPGDAIGKSADSSQVITFGTQYNAAVGAELTQQVFNKAVITGLKAAKSGQEYYTLQTQQSTENVIYNVSQLYYQLLVIQEKITTINSNIEKLTQLVSATKSQYDNGLAKKIDLDRIKVNLTNYITQRIQLENQYATQANNLKRQMGMPLQSAFLLPPASLKDIENKAAGVLQYDDMNLSNRTEFRLLKKQEELQELQKKAYLAEYYPSLSLNGRYSYNGMSRQFLFQHDPSNATFWFGAASVALTLKIPIFDGFGRRSKVNQANVTLRQLSKQIEDTELGLNTEYENAKLQVRSNLSTITTQKENMDLANEVYYSTQNNYKLGLAGLTDLLNAETSLTDAQNSYNEALLQYKLAELDIIKSKGSLKDLLN, from the coding sequence ATGAAGCGATTAAAGTTAACGCTTGTCCTCCTCATGGGGATAGGGGTATCTCATGGCTATGCCCAAACGCAGCTGACCTTACAGGAGGCACTGAAGTTTGCACTGAATAATAACAAGCAGCTGGCCAGGACCAAAATGGATGAAGAAATGAATAAATTCAAAATCCAGGAAGTCAGATCCCAGGCACTGCCCCGTATTGACGCAAGCGCCAGCTACACGGATAACCTGAAACTGGCACAGTCACTCATACCCGGCGACGCCATTGGAAAATCCGCAGACAGCTCTCAGGTGATTACATTTGGTACGCAGTACAATGCTGCGGTGGGCGCCGAACTCACACAGCAGGTATTCAACAAAGCAGTCATCACCGGATTAAAGGCCGCGAAGTCAGGACAAGAATACTATACGCTTCAAACACAGCAATCCACTGAAAATGTGATTTACAATGTATCCCAGCTGTATTATCAGCTGCTGGTGATACAGGAAAAAATCACCACGATCAACAGTAACATTGAAAAGCTTACCCAGCTGGTAAGCGCTACCAAATCACAATATGATAACGGCCTGGCTAAAAAGATAGACCTGGACCGTATCAAGGTGAATCTGACCAATTACATTACCCAGCGTATTCAACTGGAAAACCAGTACGCCACACAGGCCAACAACCTGAAACGGCAGATGGGTATGCCTTTACAATCTGCTTTCCTCCTCCCTCCTGCTTCACTGAAGGATATTGAGAATAAAGCAGCCGGGGTATTGCAGTATGATGATATGAACCTGTCCAACAGAACAGAATTCAGATTATTGAAGAAACAGGAAGAACTGCAGGAGCTGCAGAAGAAAGCCTACCTGGCAGAATATTATCCTTCCTTGTCACTCAATGGCCGTTATTCCTACAATGGTATGAGCCGTCAGTTTCTGTTCCAGCATGATCCATCCAACGCCACTTTCTGGTTTGGTGCCGCTTCTGTAGCCCTCACCCTGAAAATACCCATCTTTGATGGCTTTGGCCGCCGCTCCAAGGTAAATCAGGCCAATGTAACCCTGCGCCAGCTCAGCAAACAGATAGAAGATACCGAATTGGGACTGAACACCGAATATGAGAATGCCAAACTGCAGGTACGCAGCAACTTATCCACTATTACGACCCAGAAGGAAAACATGGACCTGGCAAATGAAGTGTATTATTCTACCCAGAATAACTATAAGCTTGGCCTGGCCGGTTTAACAGACCTGCTGAATGCGGAAACATCCCTTACTGATGCACAGAACAGCTACAATGAAGCTTTGCTGCAATATAAACTGGCAGAACTGGACATCATTAAAAGCAAAGGCAGTCTGAAAGACCTGCTAAACTAA
- a CDS encoding efflux RND transporter periplasmic adaptor subunit, with the protein MKKFIIWGVVTVGAVVLIMWKLNANKQANEAKTEFVKQSNIGDIPVLIQKVSRNDFAQGFLANGNFAPIRELSYLAETSGRITKLLVDEGNVVKQGQPIAYIDGQIVNTDLQSAKANLDQLRIDKERYEAAFQTGGVTRKQMDDARLQYDLAKTRYEAASRHVSDTYVKAPISGTINKKYIEQGAYLSPGSKMFDIVDVSRLKLAVSVPEAQVVGLQKGQKVKVTSNVFPETSYEGTITFIAAKGDNSLNYPVEMEVGNVSGQQLKAGMYGTAHFTAPETDKTIFIARTAFIGGVNSNEIYIMEGKIAKKRKVIAGRIVGDQVEVREGLNEGDVVITSGQINLTDGAAVTVQSAAK; encoded by the coding sequence ATGAAAAAGTTTATAATCTGGGGCGTGGTAACAGTGGGTGCAGTGGTCCTGATCATGTGGAAACTTAACGCCAATAAACAGGCAAATGAGGCTAAAACCGAATTTGTAAAACAAAGTAACATTGGTGACATTCCGGTACTCATACAGAAAGTATCCCGCAACGACTTCGCCCAGGGCTTTCTGGCCAATGGGAATTTCGCTCCTATCCGTGAGCTGTCTTACCTGGCGGAAACCTCCGGCCGTATCACCAAATTGCTGGTAGATGAAGGCAATGTGGTAAAACAAGGGCAACCCATCGCCTACATCGACGGGCAAATCGTGAATACAGACCTGCAGTCGGCCAAAGCCAACCTGGATCAGCTGAGAATAGATAAAGAAAGATATGAAGCAGCGTTCCAGACAGGTGGGGTAACCCGCAAACAAATGGACGACGCCCGCTTGCAATATGACCTGGCTAAAACCCGCTATGAGGCTGCCAGCCGTCACGTAAGCGATACCTATGTAAAGGCGCCGATCTCCGGTACCATCAATAAAAAATATATCGAGCAGGGTGCATACCTCTCACCCGGCAGCAAAATGTTTGACATCGTGGATGTATCCCGGCTGAAACTGGCTGTATCTGTGCCGGAAGCACAGGTGGTAGGCCTGCAGAAAGGACAGAAAGTAAAGGTTACTTCCAACGTATTTCCTGAAACCAGCTATGAAGGCACCATTACTTTCATTGCGGCGAAAGGCGACAACTCCCTCAACTACCCGGTTGAAATGGAAGTAGGCAACGTATCCGGGCAGCAGCTGAAAGCAGGTATGTACGGTACCGCCCACTTTACAGCGCCGGAAACCGATAAAACCATCTTCATCGCCCGCACAGCCTTTATTGGCGGTGTAAACAGCAACGAAATATATATCATGGAAGGAAAGATCGCTAAAAAACGGAAGGTAATTGCCGGCCGTATCGTAGGCGATCAGGTAGAAGTACGGGAAGGGCTCAACGAAGGAGATGTGGTGATAACCAGTGGTCAGATCAATCTGACAGACGGCGCTGCTGTAACTGTACAAAGTGCAGCGAAGTAA
- a CDS encoding efflux RND transporter permease subunit codes for MKITEVSIKRPTIVVVVFTILTLLGVMSYKSLNYELLPKFSSPIVTIATIYPGASPNEVESTITKKIEDAVASMEKIKKIISKSSESLSVITVELNNDANVDIALQDAQRKVNAILADLPGDAKPPSLNKFSLDDLPIMTLSATAKMDDKKFYDLVDKKLQPLLSRLPGVAQVSLIGGQEREIQVNVDPKKLQAFNLSILQVRQLITNANLDFPTGKVKTADAQILIRLAGKYKNVDQLRNLVLKTTENGTQVRLMDVADVQDAQKDAERIARVDGVSAIALQVQKQTDANAVTVSEEMKKAIAKIEKDYAANDLKMLVANDSSDFTLESADSVIHDLILAVALVAVVMLLFLHSIRSALFVMISIPASLVATFIGMKLMGFSLNLMSLLGLSLVVGILVDDAIVVLENIYRHMEMGKNRVRAAFDGVKEIGFTVTSITLVIVVVFLPISLTNELVSKIVREFCVVVMISTMLSLLSSFMIVPLLSSRFGKLEHITGKNLFEKFILWFERQLNRFTVWMTDILKWALGHKAITVLIAVGLLIASFMLIGKGYIGGEFIPKGDRGQFIVMLEMPKDASVQQSNQATRKVEEYLNKKPEITRLITTVGQTSEDGFGTSQSTAYKAEITVMMVDPKHRKDASDIYAAKVKKELKAILPGVKVKTTDVSILGTAERAPVELIVMGTELDSVMAFANRAKDTLKSVSGATEVKLSVENGNPEINVQVDRDKMSALGLTLDQVGGTMQTAFSGTADDSKVKFRQGDYEYDINIRFDDFNRKNLQDVSDIQFINDKGQLIKLAQFAAVTEGSGPSHLERRDKNTSVSVQAQVMGRPSGTVTQEFAAKLAKMEKPTGISFLFGGDAENQGDSFGTMGAALLISIVLVYLIMVALYDNYIYPFVVLFSIPLAIIGALLALALTNNTLNIFTILGMIMLIGLVAKNAIILVDFTNQMKEQGQSTYEALIHANNARLRPILMTTIAMVIGMLPIAMATGGVASTKNGLAWVIIGGLISSMFLTLIVVPVIYYAVDKVMAKFGIGKLSAKRYIRQRMVASYEEVPLNEIHVN; via the coding sequence ATGAAGATTACTGAAGTATCCATAAAACGACCTACCATTGTGGTGGTGGTGTTTACCATCCTCACCTTGCTGGGTGTAATGAGCTATAAATCGTTGAACTATGAGCTGCTGCCAAAGTTCAGCTCACCGATCGTAACGATTGCTACGATATATCCGGGTGCGTCTCCCAATGAGGTGGAAAGTACGATTACCAAAAAAATTGAAGATGCGGTGGCGTCGATGGAAAAGATCAAAAAGATCATTTCCAAATCGTCTGAAAGTTTATCGGTGATTACCGTGGAACTGAACAACGATGCGAATGTAGATATTGCCCTGCAGGATGCGCAGCGTAAGGTAAATGCAATCCTGGCAGATCTGCCGGGAGATGCGAAACCACCTTCCCTGAATAAATTCTCCCTGGATGACCTGCCTATCATGACCTTGTCTGCTACGGCTAAAATGGACGATAAAAAGTTCTATGACCTGGTAGATAAAAAGCTGCAGCCATTATTATCCCGCTTGCCGGGTGTGGCGCAGGTATCGCTGATTGGTGGCCAGGAACGTGAAATTCAGGTAAACGTGGATCCTAAAAAACTGCAGGCCTTTAATTTATCCATCCTGCAGGTACGGCAGCTGATTACCAATGCCAACCTGGACTTCCCGACCGGTAAGGTAAAAACTGCCGATGCCCAGATCCTGATCCGCCTGGCAGGTAAATACAAAAATGTAGACCAGCTGCGTAACCTGGTGCTGAAAACCACAGAAAATGGTACCCAGGTACGTTTGATGGATGTGGCAGATGTACAGGATGCACAGAAAGATGCAGAACGTATTGCCCGTGTGGATGGTGTGAGTGCGATTGCCCTGCAGGTACAGAAACAAACAGATGCCAACGCGGTAACTGTAAGTGAGGAAATGAAAAAGGCCATTGCCAAAATAGAAAAGGATTATGCGGCCAATGACCTGAAAATGTTGGTGGCAAACGATTCCTCCGACTTTACCCTGGAATCTGCGGATTCAGTAATACATGACCTGATTCTGGCGGTAGCGCTGGTGGCCGTGGTAATGCTGTTGTTCCTGCATAGTATCCGGAGTGCGCTGTTTGTGATGATCTCCATCCCAGCCTCCCTGGTGGCTACTTTCATCGGTATGAAGCTGATGGGCTTCTCCCTCAACCTGATGTCGCTGCTGGGTTTATCTCTGGTGGTAGGTATCCTCGTGGATGATGCGATTGTGGTACTGGAAAATATTTACCGTCACATGGAGATGGGTAAAAACCGGGTGCGTGCAGCATTTGACGGGGTAAAAGAAATCGGGTTTACCGTAACCTCCATTACCCTGGTAATTGTGGTGGTGTTTCTCCCGATCTCTTTAACCAATGAGCTGGTATCCAAAATCGTACGCGAATTCTGTGTGGTGGTAATGATTTCTACCATGCTGAGTTTATTGTCTTCCTTTATGATTGTACCGCTCCTGTCTTCCCGCTTCGGTAAACTGGAACATATCACAGGAAAAAATCTGTTCGAGAAATTCATCCTGTGGTTTGAAAGACAATTGAACCGCTTTACCGTTTGGATGACTGACATCCTGAAATGGGCGCTGGGACATAAAGCTATTACAGTACTGATTGCGGTAGGTTTGCTGATTGCTTCCTTTATGTTGATTGGTAAAGGATATATCGGTGGAGAGTTTATTCCGAAAGGCGACCGCGGACAATTCATTGTGATGCTGGAAATGCCGAAAGATGCCTCTGTACAGCAATCCAACCAGGCTACCCGCAAGGTGGAAGAGTACCTGAATAAAAAGCCGGAAATAACCCGTTTGATCACGACGGTAGGTCAGACCAGTGAAGATGGTTTTGGTACCTCACAATCTACTGCCTATAAAGCCGAAATCACGGTGATGATGGTAGATCCGAAACACCGTAAAGATGCTTCTGATATTTATGCCGCCAAGGTGAAAAAAGAACTGAAAGCAATTTTACCAGGTGTGAAGGTGAAAACAACGGATGTGAGTATCCTTGGTACGGCTGAAAGGGCGCCGGTAGAACTGATCGTAATGGGTACGGAACTGGACAGTGTGATGGCTTTTGCCAACCGGGCCAAGGATACCCTGAAATCAGTGAGTGGTGCTACAGAGGTGAAATTATCTGTGGAAAACGGTAACCCTGAAATCAACGTACAGGTAGACCGGGATAAAATGTCTGCCTTAGGGTTAACCCTCGATCAGGTGGGTGGTACCATGCAAACCGCTTTCAGTGGTACAGCAGATGACTCTAAAGTAAAATTCCGTCAGGGAGATTATGAATATGATATCAACATCCGCTTTGATGATTTCAACAGAAAAAATCTCCAGGATGTATCCGATATCCAGTTTATTAATGATAAAGGCCAGCTGATTAAGTTAGCGCAGTTTGCTGCGGTAACAGAAGGCTCCGGCCCCAGCCACCTGGAAAGAAGGGATAAAAATACCTCTGTGTCCGTACAGGCACAGGTAATGGGACGTCCTTCCGGTACCGTCACCCAGGAGTTTGCAGCCAAACTGGCCAAAATGGAGAAACCAACCGGCATCAGCTTCCTCTTTGGTGGTGACGCAGAAAACCAGGGCGACTCCTTTGGTACGATGGGTGCAGCTTTGCTGATATCTATTGTACTGGTGTATCTGATCATGGTGGCGCTGTACGACAACTACATTTATCCTTTTGTGGTATTGTTCTCTATTCCGTTGGCGATCATTGGTGCTTTACTGGCACTGGCACTGACCAACAATACGCTGAACATCTTTACCATATTGGGTATGATCATGCTGATCGGGCTGGTGGCCAAAAATGCGATCATCCTGGTGGACTTTACCAACCAGATGAAAGAGCAGGGCCAAAGCACCTATGAGGCGCTGATACACGCCAACAATGCGCGTTTACGTCCGATTCTCATGACTACGATTGCGATGGTGATTGGTATGTTGCCGATTGCGATGGCCACCGGTGGGGTAGCTTCTACCAAGAACGGTCTGGCCTGGGTAATTATCGGTGGTCTGATCAGTTCCATGTTCCTGACCCTGATAGTGGTACCGGTGATTTATTATGCAGTAGATAAGGTGATGGCGAAATTCGGCATCGGTAAATTATCTGCCAAACGATATATCAGACAACGGATGGTTGCTTCTTATGAAGAAGTGCCGTTAAATGAAATACATGTTAATTAA
- a CDS encoding helix-turn-helix transcriptional regulator, which produces MEITLTTAEVLQCMSSDTRANKEMQETTSIIRLPGGVMNYTHTAYRHFELLSGHTQTTQDLVLKTVSDLVSIEMQFNFAAPITFGETGQQELTAMSMHHNLLYYPGYEGQSKLAGQQHFRSFDIHVTPDFIFQWYGQSKVLDGFLHKVSKGIPAQLFPRYMPITPVMHSIINDIHNFSYAPGIRQLYIEAKVMELLSMQIDLAECMHHIGKKTNHLQLKSHDISCIHHAREHIASNLHAPCSIIELAHKVGINDFKLKNGFKQLFGTTIFEYMQGLRMEKAKISLLHTKEKISDIAEQVGYSNASNFTNAFKNHFGYAPKELRGTKALTE; this is translated from the coding sequence ATGGAAATCACCCTTACAACAGCAGAGGTATTACAATGTATGTCTTCTGACACCCGTGCCAATAAGGAGATGCAGGAAACCACCAGCATTATCCGGCTGCCGGGAGGCGTCATGAATTATACACATACTGCCTATCGCCACTTTGAGCTGCTCAGCGGACATACCCAGACCACCCAGGACCTGGTGTTGAAAACCGTGAGCGATCTCGTAAGTATCGAGATGCAGTTTAACTTTGCTGCGCCCATCACCTTCGGTGAAACCGGGCAACAGGAGCTGACCGCCATGAGTATGCACCATAACCTGCTGTATTACCCCGGTTATGAAGGACAGTCTAAACTGGCCGGACAGCAACACTTCCGCTCTTTCGACATTCATGTAACACCAGACTTCATTTTTCAGTGGTACGGCCAAAGCAAGGTACTGGATGGCTTTCTGCATAAAGTGTCCAAGGGCATACCGGCCCAGCTGTTTCCCCGGTATATGCCCATTACACCGGTGATGCACAGCATCATCAACGACATCCATAATTTTTCCTATGCACCGGGTATCCGGCAACTATACATAGAGGCGAAAGTGATGGAACTGCTGTCTATGCAGATAGACCTGGCCGAATGTATGCACCATATCGGCAAAAAAACCAATCACCTCCAGCTGAAAAGTCACGACATCTCCTGCATTCACCATGCACGGGAACATATTGCCAGCAACCTGCATGCTCCCTGCTCCATTATTGAACTGGCGCATAAAGTAGGCATCAATGACTTTAAACTTAAAAATGGTTTCAAGCAACTGTTTGGTACCACCATCTTTGAATATATGCAGGGCCTGCGGATGGAAAAAGCTAAAATCAGTCTGCTGCATACCAAAGAAAAAATCAGTGATATCGCAGAACAGGTAGGTTATTCCAATGCCTCCAACTTCACCAATGCCTTCAAAAATCATTTCGGATACGCTCCCAAGGAACTGCGGGGCACCAAAGCGCTGACAGAATAG